Proteins from one Desulfonema limicola genomic window:
- a CDS encoding chemotaxis protein CheA codes for MADISIEHYRKQFFRESAELIDNIYDDILKAEAEPDNYDILNSLFRGVHTIKGSAGSFGLDEISSFVHHLENLLNLLREGRIDLTPDITDIILAGIDHISDMIQAGSSGTDMDRDLELEAGIIEKLESFCKSAVPACEQFCVQGEILPGSQVTNLEDTGLSEEIQAKLADTAARGLNIYRISLCYTSGHMGNGYDPFIFLKNLYNCCDYYYVVNYCNNGFSQVPPLPDFEPLNLYLKPTVCVGTNLLSEDIYDLTIDPSLIFIEQIKTANLSVKILTLSESADPESVNEFIIGTSEMLESAETAIMEYEATGSESALNEIFRVVHNIKGDADFIGLQCMTRFAHTLESLLEKLRTGFKIKKGAGDILLGSIDFFWKNIKKIDKGIEITDFPPVYETIKNLLESDSQESDSKKSGSNDSNQDDSDQENPVKEPQALLDDLDLDLKKVFFDQLIQYKTILNSKLQGLPFSDLKSGIRFKQAVLRALNGLSNASKVVNLTPLQRLSDKAAKAVSFMDSDLMPSELDDVVKYIENIGLGPKKIGEILIQNGKISHQDLAFGLARQKPLGEILLEAGRISQEDIKEALLTQKLMENYEQRHAKPVDREIRTMRVDESKIENLTNMAGELLIARNTYDYILNNLKKTGNTDIELYKALKENLYLFTHLTNDVHHGIMSMRMLPVGVVFRKYARIVRDISRKQKKSIELVIQGEDIEIDKKAAEVLAEPMMHLVRNACDHGIESVPERLSLGKSEKGTLIMKASHEGSSLCITVKDDGRGIDRHKLREKTKMTEMQASEHELLNMIFLPGISTRSQATDLSGRGVGMDVVKTAVNSLGGNVQVASTEKQGTEFNIFIPMTMGIDEVLLIELGKGIYAIPISYILETLKIPFSKIQWFTDKMFLHYRGEVINLEKLETLLHGNNSGIKNKSAVFDKEDKEISVVVIRTVRGRFGVIVDRLDKNMELAIKPVPKQLACLDIASGVSIMGNGRIIIVLNPDKL; via the coding sequence TTGGCAGACATAAGTATTGAACACTACCGGAAGCAGTTTTTTCGTGAATCAGCAGAGCTGATAGACAATATCTATGATGATATTCTCAAGGCTGAAGCTGAACCGGATAATTATGATATTCTTAATTCGCTTTTCAGGGGTGTCCATACCATCAAGGGAAGCGCCGGCTCGTTCGGGCTGGATGAAATATCATCATTTGTCCATCATCTTGAAAACCTTCTGAACCTGTTGCGGGAAGGAAGAATTGATCTTACACCAGACATAACAGATATTATCCTGGCCGGCATAGACCATATAAGTGATATGATCCAGGCCGGATCCTCCGGCACAGATATGGATAGAGACCTTGAACTTGAGGCAGGAATCATTGAAAAACTGGAATCTTTCTGCAAATCTGCTGTTCCTGCTTGTGAACAATTTTGTGTTCAAGGTGAAATTCTGCCTGGTTCCCAGGTAACAAACCTGGAAGATACCGGCCTGTCAGAGGAGATACAGGCAAAGCTTGCAGATACTGCAGCCAGGGGGTTAAATATTTACCGCATAAGTCTCTGCTATACATCCGGGCACATGGGAAACGGCTATGATCCTTTTATATTTCTTAAAAATCTCTATAACTGCTGTGACTACTATTATGTAGTCAATTACTGCAATAACGGATTTTCCCAGGTTCCGCCCCTGCCTGATTTTGAACCTTTGAACCTGTATCTTAAACCCACTGTATGTGTTGGAACAAACCTCTTGTCTGAGGATATATACGACCTGACCATTGATCCCTCACTGATTTTTATTGAACAAATCAAAACAGCCAATCTGTCAGTAAAAATATTAACCCTTTCTGAATCAGCAGACCCTGAATCTGTAAATGAATTTATTATTGGTACTTCCGAGATGCTGGAATCTGCTGAAACAGCTATTATGGAATATGAAGCAACAGGTTCTGAATCAGCACTTAATGAAATATTCAGGGTAGTTCACAATATCAAGGGAGATGCTGACTTTATAGGCTTGCAGTGTATGACCCGTTTTGCCCATACCCTGGAATCACTTTTGGAAAAACTCAGGACAGGCTTTAAAATAAAAAAAGGGGCAGGAGACATTCTTCTGGGTTCTATTGATTTTTTCTGGAAAAATATCAAAAAAATAGATAAGGGAATAGAAATAACAGATTTTCCGCCTGTTTATGAAACCATAAAAAACCTCCTTGAATCAGATTCACAAGAATCAGATTCAAAAAAATCAGGCTCAAATGATTCAAACCAGGATGATTCAGACCAGGAAAACCCTGTTAAAGAACCGCAGGCCCTTCTTGATGACTTAGACCTTGATTTAAAAAAGGTTTTTTTTGACCAGCTCATACAATATAAAACAATTCTTAATTCAAAACTTCAGGGTTTACCTTTTTCTGACTTAAAATCAGGCATACGTTTTAAACAGGCTGTCTTGCGGGCATTAAATGGATTATCCAATGCATCAAAGGTTGTGAACCTGACACCACTTCAAAGACTTTCTGATAAGGCAGCAAAAGCAGTCAGTTTCATGGATTCGGATCTAATGCCTTCTGAACTGGATGATGTTGTTAAATATATTGAAAACATAGGGCTGGGTCCCAAAAAAATAGGTGAAATCCTGATTCAAAACGGAAAGATAAGCCATCAGGATCTTGCTTTTGGACTTGCCAGGCAAAAACCTCTTGGAGAAATCCTTTTGGAAGCAGGCAGGATTTCCCAGGAAGATATCAAGGAAGCTCTTTTAACCCAGAAACTCATGGAAAATTATGAACAGCGCCATGCAAAGCCTGTGGATCGTGAAATCCGCACCATGAGGGTTGATGAATCAAAAATAGAGAATCTGACAAATATGGCAGGGGAGCTTCTAATAGCAAGAAATACTTATGACTATATCCTGAACAACCTTAAAAAAACAGGTAATACTGATATAGAGCTGTATAAGGCATTAAAGGAAAATCTTTATCTTTTTACACACCTGACCAATGATGTTCATCATGGAATAATGTCAATGCGGATGCTTCCAGTAGGAGTTGTATTCAGGAAATATGCAAGAATAGTAAGAGATATAAGCAGAAAGCAAAAAAAATCCATTGAGCTTGTTATTCAAGGCGAAGATATTGAAATAGATAAAAAAGCAGCAGAGGTTCTTGCAGAACCTATGATGCACCTTGTAAGAAATGCCTGCGATCACGGTATAGAATCTGTTCCTGAAAGGCTTTCACTGGGAAAATCTGAAAAAGGAACTCTTATAATGAAAGCTTCCCATGAAGGCAGCAGTCTTTGTATTACTGTTAAAGACGACGGCAGGGGAATTGACCGTCATAAACTGCGTGAAAAAACAAAAATGACAGAAATGCAGGCATCTGAACATGAACTGCTGAACATGATTTTTCTGCCTGGAATATCCACACGAAGCCAGGCTACGGATCTTTCAGGCCGGGGCGTGGGAATGGATGTGGTAAAAACCGCTGTAAACTCTCTTGGTGGCAATGTTCAGGTCGCTTCAACAGAAAAACAGGGTACAGAATTTAATATTTTTATTCCCATGACCATGGGAATAGATGAGGTTCTTCTTATTGAGCTTGGAAAAGGAATATATGCAATTCCTATCTCATATATACTGGAAACCCTTAAAATACCTTTTTCAAAAATACAGTGGTTTACAGACAAGATGTTTCTCCATTACCGGGGCGAGGTTATTAATCTTGAAAAACTTGAAACCCTTTTGCATGGAAACAATTCTGGGATAAAAAATAAATCTGCTGTTTTTGATAAAGAGGATAAAGAAATATCTGTGGTAGTCATCAGAACCGTAAGGGGCAGATTCGGAGTGATTGTTGACCGCCTGGACAAAAACATGGAACTTGCAATCAAACCGGTTCCAAAACAACTGGCATGTCTGGATATTGCCAGCGGGGTCAGCATAATGGGAAACGGCAGGATTATTATTGTTTTAAACCCTGATAAATTGTAG
- a CDS encoding STAS domain-containing protein, with protein MITSTKKIGTRVILTVHEDIVDLKSGEEFKTALTNLYIKGEKEIVLDLGEIQLINSHGIGKILMFYKKFRDEGGQIYVTRLKGTIREIFESLLLLNIIPEIEPVKN; from the coding sequence TTGATAACCTCGACAAAAAAAATTGGTACCAGGGTGATTTTAACAGTGCATGAAGATATTGTTGATTTAAAATCAGGTGAAGAATTTAAAACAGCTCTGACAAACCTTTATATTAAAGGCGAAAAAGAGATAGTGCTGGACCTGGGAGAGATCCAGCTTATCAACAGCCATGGCATTGGAAAAATACTCATGTTTTATAAAAAATTCAGGGATGAGGGAGGGCAGATATACGTTACCCGTCTCAAAGGAACAATCAGGGAGATATTTGAATCCCTGCTCCTGCTTAATATAATACCTGAAATAGAGCCTGTTAAAAACTGA
- a CDS encoding response regulator transcription factor, with protein sequence MKKVLVVDDSPVVRSFHINILKTSGFIADDAIDGMDALEKSLKEDYDLILCDINMPKMDGLTFIQRYREMEKETPVIILTTQEQEIQRNKGYAAGANLFIVKPVKPADLILHIKLLMGGEQ encoded by the coding sequence GTGAAAAAGGTTTTGGTAGTTGATGATTCTCCGGTTGTAAGGAGTTTTCATATAAATATATTAAAAACATCGGGCTTTATTGCTGACGATGCTATTGACGGCATGGATGCTCTTGAAAAATCATTAAAAGAAGATTATGATCTTATCCTCTGTGATATCAACATGCCAAAGATGGACGGACTCACATTTATACAAAGATACAGGGAAATGGAAAAAGAAACCCCTGTTATAATACTTACAACCCAGGAACAGGAAATCCAGAGAAACAAAGGATATGCAGCAGGAGCAAATCTTTTTATCGTTAAACCAGTTAAACCTGCTGACCTGATTTTGCATATTAAATTACTTATGGGCGGGGAACAATGA
- a CDS encoding HEAT repeat domain-containing protein has protein sequence MDHIVQALNSNDETQRIYAAQDMGEQNDPEMAAPLVQRLLIEKSQIVKDAIVFNLSKIPCTRIYEKLFEMFDSHDAFIRNAAVTVFGSEKDEAIGFLTAHLDHANREIRKLILDALYTTGTYESVLAIRAGLHDPSVNVQITAAEYLGILEDKDSIDDMVKLIEQKEPMLRFALLDALSCMKESGIIKKVMDVLGAGDDINKLDPLYIPGIIKLAAKSGDLDFICDVFENISNSNIYADDIMRAVGETKLRFKNILEECCILEMTTAIAKDKNLRDNVRYNAVELLLGDEKGLLDSKELLALGTSLISEPSMIFVGVRVLVRSKEPEGIELVKTIRSETKDEEIRALCEELIGNLPEKILSEKHGG, from the coding sequence ATGGACCATATTGTACAGGCATTAAACAGTAATGATGAAACCCAGCGGATTTATGCAGCCCAGGACATGGGAGAACAAAATGATCCTGAAATGGCTGCACCCCTGGTACAAAGACTTTTGATTGAAAAATCTCAGATAGTTAAAGATGCCATAGTTTTTAATCTTTCAAAAATACCATGCACCAGGATATATGAAAAACTGTTTGAAATGTTTGATTCTCATGATGCATTCATAAGAAACGCTGCTGTTACTGTCTTTGGCTCGGAAAAAGATGAAGCTATTGGATTTCTTACAGCACATCTTGACCATGCAAACCGGGAAATCAGAAAATTGATTCTTGATGCCTTATACACAACAGGCACATATGAATCAGTCCTTGCTATAAGAGCAGGACTTCACGACCCGTCTGTTAATGTCCAGATAACAGCAGCAGAATATCTCGGCATACTTGAAGACAAAGACAGTATAGATGATATGGTAAAACTTATTGAACAAAAAGAGCCTATGCTGAGGTTTGCCCTTCTTGATGCTCTTTCATGTATGAAGGAAAGCGGAATCATAAAAAAAGTTATGGATGTTCTGGGTGCAGGGGATGATATTAACAAGCTTGACCCTCTCTATATTCCAGGCATAATCAAACTTGCAGCAAAATCAGGAGACCTGGATTTTATTTGTGATGTTTTTGAAAATATAAGCAATTCAAATATTTATGCAGATGATATTATGCGGGCTGTTGGAGAAACAAAACTTCGGTTTAAAAACATACTGGAAGAATGCTGTATTCTTGAAATGACAACTGCCATAGCAAAGGATAAAAATTTAAGGGATAATGTCCGTTATAATGCAGTGGAGCTGCTTTTAGGGGATGAAAAAGGTTTACTTGATTCCAAAGAACTGCTTGCACTGGGCACATCCCTGATTTCTGAACCATCCATGATATTTGTTGGAGTCAGAGTTCTTGTCCGGTCAAAAGAGCCTGAAGGAATAGAACTTGTAAAAACCATCAGGTCAGAAACCAAAGATGAGGAAATTCGGGCCTTATGTGAGGAGTTGATCGGAAATTTGCCGGAAAAAATATTGTCCGAAAAACACGGAGGTTAG
- a CDS encoding CheR family methyltransferase, protein MATHFTESKGQFRLSEKIKNMVQIEHLNLGDKTAVRNKKGFDIIFCRNVLIYFDDVSRKQLVDQFYLALNPGGHIFLGSSESVGRISTAFKLKRAGGYLVYYKEEGDKQ, encoded by the coding sequence CTGGCAACGCATTTTACAGAATCAAAAGGACAATTCAGGCTGTCGGAAAAAATCAAGAATATGGTTCAAATTGAACACCTTAATCTTGGAGATAAAACAGCAGTAAGAAATAAAAAAGGGTTTGATATTATATTCTGCCGTAATGTTTTAATCTATTTTGATGATGTATCAAGAAAACAGCTCGTGGATCAGTTTTATCTGGCATTGAATCCAGGAGGGCATATTTTTTTGGGTTCAAGTGAATCTGTAGGAAGAATTTCAACAGCCTTTAAATTAAAACGGGCAGGAGGTTATCTGGTATATTATAAGGAAGAGGGGGATAAACAGTGA
- a CDS encoding response regulator has protein sequence MPKTIMVVEDVTSMRGLVAITLNTAGYHVVEACNGEDALKRLAEQKVHMIISDVNMPSMNGLEFLKIIKSNPDYKFIPVVMLTTQGDETTKKKGQMAGAKAWIVKPFKPESILKVVQKIIG, from the coding sequence ATGCCAAAAACAATTATGGTTGTTGAAGATGTAACTTCAATGCGGGGACTGGTTGCCATTACACTTAATACAGCAGGCTATCATGTTGTTGAAGCCTGCAATGGTGAGGATGCCTTAAAAAGACTGGCAGAGCAAAAGGTGCATATGATAATAAGTGATGTTAATATGCCGTCTATGAATGGTCTGGAATTTTTAAAAATCATAAAAAGCAATCCTGACTATAAATTCATCCCGGTTGTCATGCTCACTACCCAGGGTGATGAAACCACAAAGAAAAAAGGACAGATGGCAGGGGCAAAGGCATGGATTGTCAAGCCGTTTAAACCTGAATCCATTCTCAAGGTTGTTCAAAAAATTATAGGGTAA
- a CDS encoding CheR family methyltransferase: MAFITPDEFEYLANFIYRKTGIRFEIKKLYFLSKRVQKRMEELGIQTASEYMRKLRFSDPDNSEFQLLLNLLTINETYFFRDFPQLQAFAEHCLPDIIEKKEAAGNRRLRIWSAGCASGEEPYTIGIILYEMLNNYRQWDIKITASDVDQNMLKKQSRQYMKTEVSAMFLKNIWQRILQNQKDNSGCRKKSRIWFKLNTLILEIKQQ; the protein is encoded by the coding sequence GTGGCATTTATTACCCCTGATGAATTTGAATATCTGGCAAATTTTATCTATCGAAAGACCGGAATCAGATTTGAAATCAAAAAACTCTATTTTCTTTCCAAAAGAGTGCAAAAGAGAATGGAAGAACTTGGAATCCAGACAGCCTCGGAATATATGAGAAAACTCAGATTTTCAGATCCTGACAATAGTGAATTTCAGCTTCTTCTTAATCTTCTGACTATCAATGAAACCTATTTTTTCAGGGATTTTCCCCAGCTCCAGGCATTTGCAGAACACTGCCTTCCTGATATTATTGAAAAAAAAGAAGCTGCGGGAAACCGAAGGCTCAGGATATGGTCAGCAGGCTGTGCTTCAGGAGAGGAACCATATACTATTGGTATAATCCTGTATGAAATGCTTAATAATTACAGGCAGTGGGACATTAAAATAACTGCCAGTGACGTTGATCAGAATATGCTGAAAAAACAAAGCAGGCAGTATATGAAAACAGAAGTATCCGCGATGTTCCTGAAGAATATCTGGCAACGCATTTTACAGAATCAAAAGGACAATTCAGGCTGTCGGAAAAAATCAAGAATATGGTTCAAATTGAACACCTTAATCTTGGAGATAAAACAGCAGTAA
- a CDS encoding methyl-accepting chemotaxis protein, whose product MQKSYIRILISLAAGILPPCFFIFRITDFQNAVFGCLIIILSSSSALGIFSRLSKEKIRPEGHIPENIDTLFNVKYQVEKMTLNLVDIMGKILKKTTEGSDEANAVVDYFIGIPGETKSSFGSSYISQMIKKNEDVLQKAGNLFQDISKMNSELMDQVKHATKKMEGIQKFVSEINSNAIHTRILALNAMIEAARAGGKYAAGFAVVADEVKKMADRSDLIASSISTIADDSGKIMNSLQQEMQIRISEGLTGMKSVEKDLMETFGTLKTGIDNISEAIEIVTLNYQTIEKDIKGVIVALQYQDITSQQLDNVISFLSAFLPKEKQELLSEKTQLQTGSYKSKDSKHTNLSDEIEDDITFF is encoded by the coding sequence ATGCAGAAAAGCTATATAAGGATTTTGATTTCCCTTGCAGCAGGGATACTGCCGCCGTGTTTTTTTATATTCCGGATCACAGACTTTCAAAATGCTGTGTTTGGATGTTTGATTATTATCCTGAGTTCATCGTCAGCTCTTGGCATATTTTCCAGGCTTTCAAAAGAAAAAATCAGGCCGGAAGGCCATATCCCTGAAAATATTGATACTTTGTTTAATGTAAAATACCAGGTGGAAAAGATGACTCTTAACCTGGTTGACATAATGGGGAAAATTTTAAAAAAAACAACAGAAGGTTCAGATGAAGCCAATGCAGTTGTTGATTATTTTATCGGGATTCCCGGGGAAACCAAAAGCTCTTTTGGCTCAAGTTATATATCCCAGATGATAAAAAAAAATGAAGATGTCCTGCAAAAAGCAGGAAATCTTTTCCAGGATATAAGCAAGATGAACAGCGAGCTTATGGACCAGGTAAAACATGCCACAAAAAAGATGGAAGGCATTCAAAAATTTGTATCTGAGATCAATTCAAATGCAATTCATACCAGAATCCTGGCCTTAAATGCCATGATCGAAGCTGCAAGAGCAGGAGGGAAATATGCAGCAGGTTTTGCTGTTGTTGCTGATGAGGTAAAAAAAATGGCTGACCGGTCTGACCTGATTGCATCCAGTATAAGCACAATTGCAGATGATTCAGGCAAAATCATGAATTCTCTTCAGCAGGAGATGCAGATTCGTATTTCAGAAGGATTGACAGGCATGAAGTCCGTGGAAAAAGACCTTATGGAAACCTTTGGAACCCTGAAAACAGGAATTGACAACATATCTGAAGCCATAGAAATAGTAACCCTGAATTACCAGACTATTGAAAAAGATATCAAAGGGGTTATTGTAGCCCTTCAATACCAGGATATAACCTCCCAGCAGCTTGATAATGTTATTTCATTTTTGTCCGCATTTCTGCCAAAGGAAAAACAGGAATTGTTATCTGAAAAAACACAATTGCAGACAGGATCATATAAATCTAAAGATTCAAAACATACAAACCTTAGTGATGAGATTGAAGATGACATTACTTTCTTTTAA
- a CDS encoding STAS domain-containing protein, with amino-acid sequence MIVKSKTGISNIILGLECTIAETEKDFEKIKEISEISKGIDLDINQVQEIDTAYFQMLLSLKAWTEHKKIPFSISGTSNPINEISKLYGVEL; translated from the coding sequence ATGATTGTAAAATCAAAGACCGGTATTTCAAATATTATTCTTGGCCTGGAATGCACTATTGCAGAAACTGAAAAAGATTTTGAAAAAATCAAAGAGATATCTGAAATTTCAAAAGGTATAGACCTGGATATTAACCAGGTACAAGAAATTGACACAGCCTATTTTCAAATGCTTTTATCTTTAAAAGCCTGGACCGAGCATAAGAAAATACCTTTTTCCATTTCAGGCACGTCCAATCCCATTAATGAAATATCAAAACTTTACGGGGTTGAACTATAA
- a CDS encoding AAA-like domain-containing protein, with the protein MKKYFNTAGPCHPDEHYMLPADGRCKNLSEFIDQKQYFVLHAARQSGKTTLLLDMVKQLNDSGNYYAMYCSLESVQGITDVERGLPAIVRSLTKEIEFNENLKNYSFAENADYSDFNNVLVKSLAHFCKKLDKPLVILFDEADCLSDKTLISFLRQLRDGYVNRNRIPFVHSLCLTGMRNIRDYKVLVREEEKSLGSTSPFNIVSEAFTLRNFTGHETAQLYRQHTEQTGQEFTDKVLEKAQYYTWGQPWLVNAIAREIVVKILKSDFSKKILPEHVDQAVQNIIYRRDTHIDSLLERLKEKRVQKIIEPVLIGQDKGFNPADDDFQYVMDLGLIKNDAGVIKPSNPIYSEVIIRSLSSATQMAMDSSGYPPAAPAYIENNRLDMKKLLMDFQQFWRENSKIWTDRYQYKEAAPHLILMAFLQRIINQGGQIIREPALGRQRLDLCINYKNIRYPVELKLRYGTKTLKEGTGQLADYMDTLGCNEGWLIIFDRRKSISWKKKIFWKTETSEKGQIHIAGC; encoded by the coding sequence ATGAAAAAATACTTTAACACAGCAGGGCCTTGTCATCCTGATGAACATTATATGCTTCCGGCAGACGGCAGATGTAAAAATTTATCTGAATTCATAGATCAAAAACAATATTTTGTACTTCACGCAGCCAGACAGTCAGGCAAGACAACTCTTCTTCTGGATATGGTTAAGCAGCTAAACGATTCGGGAAACTATTATGCCATGTACTGCTCCCTTGAATCGGTTCAAGGGATTACTGATGTAGAAAGAGGACTGCCCGCAATTGTCAGAAGTTTGACAAAAGAAATTGAATTTAATGAAAATCTTAAAAACTATTCCTTTGCAGAAAATGCAGATTATTCGGATTTTAACAATGTTTTAGTTAAATCTCTTGCGCATTTCTGCAAAAAACTGGATAAACCCCTTGTAATACTCTTTGACGAGGCAGACTGTCTTTCAGATAAAACCTTGATTTCATTTTTAAGGCAGCTCCGAGACGGATATGTGAACAGAAACCGGATTCCTTTTGTGCATTCCCTTTGTCTTACAGGTATGAGAAATATACGGGATTATAAAGTCCTTGTCCGGGAAGAAGAAAAAAGCCTCGGAAGTACAAGTCCTTTTAATATTGTCAGTGAAGCCTTTACCCTGAGAAATTTCACAGGACATGAGACCGCTCAATTATACAGACAGCACACAGAACAGACCGGACAGGAATTTACAGATAAAGTTCTTGAAAAAGCGCAATATTATACCTGGGGCCAGCCCTGGCTGGTCAATGCAATTGCCAGGGAGATAGTTGTTAAAATCCTTAAATCTGATTTTTCAAAAAAAATCCTGCCTGAACATGTTGACCAGGCTGTCCAAAATATTATTTACCGCCGGGATACCCATATTGACAGCCTTTTGGAACGGCTCAAGGAAAAAAGGGTTCAAAAAATTATTGAACCTGTGCTTATCGGACAGGATAAGGGATTTAATCCTGCTGATGATGATTTCCAGTATGTTATGGATCTTGGTCTGATAAAAAATGATGCAGGGGTTATTAAACCTTCCAATCCCATATATTCAGAAGTTATTATAAGAAGCCTGAGTTCTGCGACCCAGATGGCAATGGATTCATCAGGATATCCCCCTGCTGCCCCGGCGTATATTGAAAATAACAGGCTTGATATGAAAAAGCTGCTCATGGATTTTCAGCAGTTCTGGCGTGAAAATTCCAAAATCTGGACAGATCGCTATCAATACAAAGAAGCAGCTCCCCATCTGATTCTCATGGCTTTTTTACAAAGAATAATCAATCAGGGAGGGCAGATTATCCGGGAACCTGCCCTTGGCAGACAAAGGCTTGATCTGTGTATTAATTATAAAAACATCCGCTATCCTGTTGAACTTAAACTCCGTTATGGAACAAAAACCTTGAAAGAGGGAACCGGGCAGTTAGCTGATTATATGGATACCCTGGGATGTAATGAAGGATGGCTGATTATATTTGACAGGCGTAAAAGCATTTCATGGAAAAAAAAGATTTTCTGGAAAACCGAAACATCGGAAAAAGGACAAATTCATATTGCGGGGTGTTGA